The nucleotide sequence TAGGCTAATATTCCAAACTTTGAGTGGCTTCAAAGTACAATAATCTGAGTTAAGCATGTATTTTATTTGCTGAAATGGATCACCTCAGTTCTATATATACCCTAATACATCTTTCCATGAAGTTCTCATCCAATCCTCATTTTACAGTTCTCAAGCTATTACCTGGTTTATCAAATGGCTCCTCTGCCAGCACAAAACACCTTTCCAATCCTTTTCCTCCTCTTTACAATATTTGCATTATCCAAAGCTGAACTTCATGCCCATTACTATGACCAAACATGTCCACAATTGGACAAAATCATTTCAGAGACGGTTCTAACTGCTTCTATCCATGATCCAAAAGTCCCAGCCCGTATTTTGAGGATGTTCTTCCATGACTGTTTCATAAGGGTAAGTATGATCGCTCAATCTCTCATTTAAAACACACACTCACACACATATATGCtatgtatagttttttttaccaATGGGTTTGTAATCTTCTAATGATTAATGTTCAATGATAGGGATGTGATGCATCAGTGTTGCTGGACTCAACTGCCACTAACCAAGCAGAGAAAGACGGCCCTCCTAATATCTCAGTTCGATCATTCTATGTGATTGATGAAGCTAAAGCAAAGCTTGAATTGGCTTGCCCAGGCGTTGTTTCTTGTGCTGATATACTTGCTCTTTTAGCAAGAGATGTGGTTGCCATGGTAATATCTATCTAAAACTAGTTTAGACCTGCTACAATCTTGATACTTCTAGGAAGCCATTTTATCCAATAAATGTATCCTATATGCCTATGTAGAGTAGATATGTATGGTGATCTCGTAAAACATTTCATAGAAGAATTCAAGTCACTTAATATAGATTTAGCTAATAATACTTAGAAATTCAAAACGACGCATTTATAATTTCTATATGCAATATGAACACTCGCTACTAAGAAATACATTCAAAACGACATATTTATAATTTCTATATGCAATATGAACACTCGCTACTAAGAAATACATTCAAAACGACATATTTATAATTTCTATATGCAATATGAACACTCACTACTAAGAAATGCGAAACTTGAGTaccaaagaaattttatctAAGCTATTTAGTATACTGGGTAttgatatttataaattatttattaacaCTCCCTATTTGTTCTGACAGTCTGGAGGTCCATATTGGAAAGTACTAAAAGGACGGAAAGATGGAAGGGTATCAAAGGCATCTGATACCGCCAACTTACCGGCCCCAACCTTGAATGTAGGCCAACTCATTCAGAGCTTTGCTAAGAGAGGGTTGGGAGTTAAAGATATGGTGACTTTATCTGGAGGACACACTCTGGGTTTCTCACATTGTTCTTCCTTTGAGGCTCGTCTACATAATTTCAGTTCTGTTCATGACACTGACCCACGATTGAACACTGAATTTGCACTAGACCTAAAAAATAAGTGTCCAAAACCAAACAACAATCAAAACGCAGGACAGTTCCTGGACTCAACAGCATCAGTGTTTGATAATGACTATTACAAACAACTGCTGGCTGGAAAAGGTGTGTTTTCTTCCGACCAGTCACTTGTTGGTGATTACAGAACTAGATGGATTGTTGAAGCATTTGCAAGAGACCAGAGTTTGTTTTTCAAAGAGTTTGCAGCTTCAATGTTGAAACTCGGAAATCTAAGAGGCTCCGATAATGGAGAAGTGAGACTTAATTGCAGGGTTGTGAATTGAGAAACATTAGAGACAAATTTGCCGTGAGTGTTTTTTGTCTTTGCACCACTACAATTATATACGATATTATCATAATGATCTTGTTACCACTCATGTTGAAATAAATGTAATTATGCTTGTATACCTCATATCAAGAATGGTAAATGAACATTGTTCATTTGTGCACAATAGCATGAGGTGTTCTAATATTGTTTTCCGAATATTAAATCGACATCAAATTAGTTTtgcttctttcatttttttatcaaggGTTAAGAACTTGTAATTCAGCTTTCTATTCCATGTTGACGGCCTTCGGGCCACTTTAATTCTATGAATGATTACGTGTGTACAAACTAATGTTTGCCCCCAAAACTTAAAGACTATGCAGAATTCATACAATATGTGTATTTCAAATTGCAAACAAGATTTTGAGAAGTTCTAGTCAAGGCTCGGCTTAATGATGTCTTACACTTGAGAAGAGTGATTAAAAATGTTTGCAGTAGTTTAAAATCTACAGGAATTTCATGTTGGAAAATGTCTTGCAGTGTTCAGGGTATGGTAAATGGAACTAACCTAATTACGTTCTATAAACTTTAACCTAACCATGACGCAAGAGGCAGCAACATTAGAAATTTCACAAGTGTTAGCAAAATGTGAAATCCTAATTGAGCAATAACATTAAAGAACGAGATATTGTAGATGCGATGGATCAACAAGCAAGAAACATCCCTACAAACAGATATccataaataacaaaaatatcatcattACTTTTCATAGGGGTAAAAAAAGACAGCAGCTTCCTATGATATTCAACTTGAAGTATCCATAAAAGTAATTCCTATATAACggaaaaatacataaatgctCATATAATGTTCTGAGTAGCGagaattttatattataatactAGACTGCCCTTTTTAATAATGTACATCTGATTTAAGTAACCAGATTTTTCATTTGAGTTATTCAGCAAAATTTcccaattttgtttatatataacaGTAAATTATCTGCAGCATAGAATTGCAAACATAGTATTTTACAACATCGAAGATCTAAACAATACAAAACTTTTCATGTTATGAGCTAACGAATAAGCCTTCAGATAAAGAATATACCAGACAATTTGATACAAGACATTAACTACTCCTCAAGCAAACACAACATCCGAACGAAAGACATATTTTACACCCTTGGTAACATTTCTGGCTTCGTGTAACAAGCATTTATCTCCATGAATGTGCAAGAGTGCCATCCCTTCAATGGGAGCAACCTGTGAAATCAAAATTGTATCAACACCCAAAGCAAGCAAATAGTGACATCCCAAAACTTGCATTAAGCAACATCAACTGATATTtcactaaaataaaatgaaaaatctaCCTCAGCCACAATGCTATTTCTTGAACCATAGAAGACTGTTTCTCCTCCAACTAAACGATCAACAGATGAATCTGTAGGTTTACTGGAATCATTTTTAGCCTTTGATTTAACTTCACCAGGTCCGCCACTCAAATAAACTAGCAAAGTATAACGAGTTCTTTTTCCATCTCCAAGATCATTACTCTCGTCAATATGTCGTCCAAACCGTTGACCAACTTTGTACCTGAAATACAATGCATGACAATTAGTGAAGGCGATATAATTTTTTCTGAGAAAACCAAATTTAAAGATATCAAGTGTTTTCAATTGATTAAGAAGACAGCATAAATGAATATGCAATGTTTCAAGAAAAGCTATGGAATTCTGAAAACTTAGACCTTGTTTGCATAAACAACTTAAcccctgtttggataaatagcttATTTGTAGCTTATAACACaaacacttatcatgataagcccttatgtataaactatttatATAGGAAAGGATAAAATAGACtacaaatatttttgtataagctacaagctgttttcataagctatcttggagaatttatgaaaataagctgaaaacagcttatgaataATGTTATACACTGTTTTCATATGTTCTCCTGAACAGTCTCAGAAAATTTATAAACCCAaacaagtcaatccaaacagacccttaactAAACATTTATAGCAAaaacacttatcatataagtgcttacacataagctatttctataacaaaagattaaGTAAATAGTTCAAATCAGTATATAAGCTGAACTAAATTAATCCAAACAGGTTCTTATACAACTATACAAGAATCTATTGtatcagagagagagagcaacaaaaaaactaacctATATAATCTAATATTTGGATTCAAACCTACAGCAGCTTTCCCTCGAATTCTTATATCAGAAAAAAGCTTGTTAAGTCCAGAATCCCAAATAGAATCAGCAAGAACAGGATCATTCACAGAAATTCGATCGTTATCTCTATAAGCTTCACCTTTAGCTGGACCTAAGCTTCCTTGATGAGTAAAACCAATTCCCTCAGCAGTTTCAATGAATGCTTTTGATTCATAAGGTGAGAAGAAATTCT is from Medicago truncatula cultivar Jemalong A17 chromosome 1, MtrunA17r5.0-ANR, whole genome shotgun sequence and encodes:
- the LOC11413151 gene encoding peroxidase 66 gives rise to the protein MAPLPAQNTFPILFLLFTIFALSKAELHAHYYDQTCPQLDKIISETVLTASIHDPKVPARILRMFFHDCFIRGCDASVLLDSTATNQAEKDGPPNISVRSFYVIDEAKAKLELACPGVVSCADILALLARDVVAMSGGPYWKVLKGRKDGRVSKASDTANLPAPTLNVGQLIQSFAKRGLGVKDMVTLSGGHTLGFSHCSSFEARLHNFSSVHDTDPRLNTEFALDLKNKCPKPNNNQNAGQFLDSTASVFDNDYYKQLLAGKGVFSSDQSLVGDYRTRWIVEAFARDQSLFFKEFAASMLKLGNLRGSDNGEVRLNCRVVN
- the LOC11422845 gene encoding uncharacterized protein produces the protein MDPSKFRFDIEAYKRKSEIEERYILNRFRERRKQIEEGYTPRREEESVGRKRKMGERKETTTDPKWPSIKPKNNLHITRLRDFDLFTVQNFFSPYESKAFIETAEGIGFTHQGSLGPAKGEAYRDNDRISVNDPVLADSIWDSGLNKLFSDIRIRGKAAVGLNPNIRLYRYKVGQRFGRHIDESNDLGDGKRTRYTLLVYLSGGPGEVKSKAKNDSSKPTDSSVDRLVGGETVFYGSRNSIVAEVAPIEGMALLHIHGDKCLLHEARNVTKGVKYVFRSDVVFA